The Corynebacterium sphenisci DSM 44792 genome includes the window AGGCGAAGAAGCTCTCCGTCCCCAACGACAACATCGAGCGGGCCCGCAAGCGCGGCTCCGGCGAGGAGGCCGGCGGCGCGGACTGGGAGCTCAACCTCTACGAGGGCTACGGCCCCGGCGGGGTGGCCATGCTCATCGAGTGCCTCACCGACAACCGCAACCGGGCGGCCAGCGAGGTGCGCTCCCGGGTGACCAAGGCCGGCGGCAACATGGGCGACCCCGGGTCGGTGGCGTACATGTTCGAGCGCAAGGGCGTCGTGGTGCTGCCCAAGGACGGGCAGGAGGAGGATGATCTGCTCATGCTGGTCATCGACGCCGGCGCCGAGGAGGTCAACGACCTCGGCGACTCCTTCGAGATCGTCTCCGGGATCAACGACCTGATGAACGTGCGCAACGCCCTGAAGGACGCCGGGGTGGAGTACGACTCCGCGGACCCGGACTACCGGGCCGATGTGGAGGTGCCCCTGGACCTGGCCGGGGCCCGGAAGATGGTCCGGCTCATCGACGCCCTCGACGACTCCGATGACGTGCAGAACGTGTGGACCAACATGTCCATCCCCGATGAGGTGCTCGCCGAGCTCGAGGAGGAGTAGGCGCGCCGCCCGGCCGCCGCCGCGCGGCCGGGCCCCGTCCGACGCCGGGTGCAAACATCTGTTCGGGGGATCTGGTAGGAATGGACGCGTGAGAATCAACGCCACCCCCATCCGCGTCATGGGCGTCGACCCCGGGCTGACCCGCTGCGGCCTCTCCATCGCCGACGGGGCGGCCGGCCGCCGGGTCACCCCGGTCGCCGTGGGCGTCGCCCGCACCCCCGCCGACCTGCCGTTGGCCGAGCGGCTGCTGCGGCTGTCCAACGCCGCCGAGGAGTGGCTGGACCGCTACCAGCCCGATGTGGTGGCCCTGGAGCGGGTCTTCGAGCGCGGCAACGTCTCCACCGTGATCCACACCGCGCACGGGGTGGGCGTGATCATGCTCGCCGCGGCCCGCCGCGGCCTGGACATCCACGAGTACACCCCCTCCGAGGTGAAGAAGGCGGTCACCGGCAACGGACGGGCGGACAAGGCGCAGATGACCGCCATGGTCACCCGGGTGCTGGGCCTGGCCGAGCCGCCGCAGCCGGCGGACGCCGCCGACGCCCTGGCGCTGGCGGTGTGCCACTGCTGGCGGGCCCCGCAGCTGGCCCGGGAGCGCGCCGCCGCCGACCTCGCCGCCCGGGCGGGGGCCGGCCGATGATCGCCTCGGTGCGCGGCGAGGTCGTCGACCTCGGCGCCGGGTTCGCGGTGGTGGAATGCGCCGGGGTGGGCCACCTGGTCACCGCCACCGCCCGCACCCTGGCCACCCTGCGCCGCGGGGAGGCCGCCCGGCTGCTCACCACCCTGGTGGTGCGCGAGGACTCGATGACCCTCTACGGCTTCGCCGATGACGAGGAGCGGCGCATGTTCGAGGTGCTGCAGACCGTCTCCAAGCTGGGCCCGAAGCTCGCCCTGGCGGTGCTCGAGGCGCTCACCCCGGCGGAGATCGCCGCCGCGGTGGCCGCCGAGGACGCCAAGGCGCTGGCCCGGGCCAACGGAGTGGGCACCCGGATGGCCGCCCGGATGATCGTGGAGCTCGGCGAGAAGGTCGCCCCCTTCGCCGCCCCGACCGGCGAACCCGCCGGCGGCGCCGCCGGGCCGGCCCCGGCCGCCGCGGCCGGCGCGGCGGGGGAGACCGTGGTGGAGGCGCTGCTGGGGCTGGGCTTCGCCCGCCCGGAGGCGGCCGCCGCCGCCGAGCGGGTGCTCGCCGCGGACCCGGAGCTGGACGTCCCCGCGGCGCTGCGCGCGGCGCTGGCGGAACTGGGCCGGAACTAGGCTGGGCGGACATGGGCGATATCGAGAGCACCGAATTCAACCTCGCCGGCGGCGGCGGGGCCGGCCGCGAGCGCCCGGTGGACCCGGGCCCGCTGGAGGCCGAGCGCGCCGCCGAGGTCACCCTGCGGCCGAAATCCCTCGACGAGTTCATCGGCCAGCCCAAGGTGCGCGGCCAGCTCGACCTGATCCTCTCCGGGGCCCGCCGGCGCGGGGTCACCCCCGACCACATCCTGCTCTCCGGGCCGCCCGGGCTGGGCAAGACCACCATGGCGATGATCATCGCCCAGGAGTTGGGCACCTCGCTGCGGATGACCTCCGGGCCGGCCCTGGAGCGGGCCGGGGATCTCGCCGCGATGCTGTCGAACCTGATGGAGGGCGACGTGCTCTTCATCGACGAGATCCACCGGATCGCGCGGCCGGCGGAGGAGATGCTCTACATGGCGATGGAGGATTTCCGGATCGACGTGATCGTCGGCAAGGGCCCGGGGGCGACCTCCATCCCCCTGGAGATCCCGCCGTTCACCCTGGCGGCGGCGACCACCCGCTCCGGGATGCTCACCGGGCCGCTGCGGGACCGCTTCGGCTACACCGCCCAGATGGAGTACTACGAGGTCGAGGATCTCACCGAGGTGGTCACCCGCGCCGCCGGGATCCTGGGCGTGGCCATCGACCCCGACGCCGCGGTGGAGATCGCCTCCCGCTCCCGGGGCACCCCCCGGATCGCGAACCGGCTGCTGCGCCGGGTGCGCGACTTCGCCGAGGTGCACGGCTCCGGGGTGATCGATCTCGGCGCCGCCCGGGCGGCGCTCATCGTCTTCGACGTCGACGAGATGGGCCTGGACCGGCTGGACCGGGCGGTGCTCGACGCGCTCATCCGCGGCCACGGCGGCGGCCCGGTGGGGGTGGGCTCCCTGGCCCTGGCCGTCGGCGAGGACCCGGGCACCGTGGAGGAGGTCTGCGAGCCCTACCTCGTGCGCGCCGGGATGGTGGCGCGCACCGCCCGCGGCCGGGTGGCCACCGCCACCGCCTGGCGGCATCTCGGCCTGGAGCCGCCGGAGGGCGCCCCGGGCCTGTTCTGAGCGCCACGCCGCGCCCTGGGGGGTGCGCCCGGGACGGGGCAGGTTAGACTCATGCGCCATGGAACCGATGCTGCTCTTGCTCCTCATGGTCGTGCTGCTGGCGGTGCCCCTGTGGCAGACCTTCCGGCAGAACAAGAAGATCCGGGAAATCCGGGCGATGCAGGATCGGGTCGCCCCCGGTGAGCGGGTGCAGACCGGCGCCGGCGTGCACGGCCGGATCGTGGCGGTCGGCGAGACCACCGTGGACCTGGAGATCGCGGACGGCGTGGTGACCACCTGGGAGCGCGCTGCCATCCTGCGCAACCTCACCCGGGAGGCCGAGGCCGCCGAGGGGCCGGCGCGGCCCGCCCCGGAGGCGCCCGAGGCGCCCGAGGCGCCCGAGGCGCCCGCCGACGGCGCCTGAGCCGCCCGCCCCGCCCCCGCCCCCGCGGCCGCGCGCACCCGGTGCGGCCGCCCGAATCATCCCCGACCCCGGCAGGAGTCCCGTCTTGGCCACCTCCACCCGACGCCGCCGCGCCACCGCACGCGACCGGCGCGGCGCCCGCCCCATGCTGGCGCTGGCGCTGTTCGTCGTCATCCTCCTCCTCACCTACGCCCTGGTGCTGTTCACCGGGGATCGCAACGCCACCCCGAAACTCGGCATCGACCTGCAGGGCGGCACCCGGGTGACCCTGGTGCCGCAGGGCGACCAGCCCACCCCGGAGCAGCTCGACCAGGCCCGGCGGATCCTGGAGAACCGCGTCAACGGGATGGGCGTCACCGGCGCCGAGGTGGTCACCGACGGCGACACCCTGGTGATCACCGTGCCCGGGGAGGACTCCCAGGAGGCCCGGGCCCTGGGCCAGACCTCCCAGCTGTTCTTTCGCCCGGTGAGCCAGCCGGAGAACCCGGACATCACCGTCCTCGGCGAGCGCACCCACGAGGTCGCCGTGGACTGGGT containing:
- a CDS encoding YebC/PmpR family DNA-binding transcriptional regulator, giving the protein MAGHSKWATTKHKKAANDAKRGKQFARLVKNIEVAARTGGGDPAANPTLYDAIQKAKKLSVPNDNIERARKRGSGEEAGGADWELNLYEGYGPGGVAMLIECLTDNRNRAASEVRSRVTKAGGNMGDPGSVAYMFERKGVVVLPKDGQEEDDLLMLVIDAGAEEVNDLGDSFEIVSGINDLMNVRNALKDAGVEYDSADPDYRADVEVPLDLAGARKMVRLIDALDDSDDVQNVWTNMSIPDEVLAELEEE
- the ruvA gene encoding Holliday junction branch migration protein RuvA → MIASVRGEVVDLGAGFAVVECAGVGHLVTATARTLATLRRGEAARLLTTLVVREDSMTLYGFADDEERRMFEVLQTVSKLGPKLALAVLEALTPAEIAAAVAAEDAKALARANGVGTRMAARMIVELGEKVAPFAAPTGEPAGGAAGPAPAAAAGAAGETVVEALLGLGFARPEAAAAAERVLAADPELDVPAALRAALAELGRN
- the ruvC gene encoding crossover junction endodeoxyribonuclease RuvC is translated as MGVDPGLTRCGLSIADGAAGRRVTPVAVGVARTPADLPLAERLLRLSNAAEEWLDRYQPDVVALERVFERGNVSTVIHTAHGVGVIMLAAARRGLDIHEYTPSEVKKAVTGNGRADKAQMTAMVTRVLGLAEPPQPADAADALALAVCHCWRAPQLARERAAADLAARAGAGR
- the ruvB gene encoding Holliday junction branch migration DNA helicase RuvB, which translates into the protein MGDIESTEFNLAGGGGAGRERPVDPGPLEAERAAEVTLRPKSLDEFIGQPKVRGQLDLILSGARRRGVTPDHILLSGPPGLGKTTMAMIIAQELGTSLRMTSGPALERAGDLAAMLSNLMEGDVLFIDEIHRIARPAEEMLYMAMEDFRIDVIVGKGPGATSIPLEIPPFTLAAATTRSGMLTGPLRDRFGYTAQMEYYEVEDLTEVVTRAAGILGVAIDPDAAVEIASRSRGTPRIANRLLRRVRDFAEVHGSGVIDLGAARAALIVFDVDEMGLDRLDRAVLDALIRGHGGGPVGVGSLALAVGEDPGTVEEVCEPYLVRAGMVARTARGRVATATAWRHLGLEPPEGAPGLF
- the yajC gene encoding preprotein translocase subunit YajC produces the protein MEPMLLLLLMVVLLAVPLWQTFRQNKKIREIRAMQDRVAPGERVQTGAGVHGRIVAVGETTVDLEIADGVVTTWERAAILRNLTREAEAAEGPARPAPEAPEAPEAPEAPADGA